In Bythopirellula goksoeyrii, a single window of DNA contains:
- the csrA gene encoding carbon storage regulator CsrA: protein MLVLSRKKNESIVINDDITIVVVEIRGGRVRLGFKAPREVPVHRREVYDAILRNHSDSMDPKRRPLLQDVLDNVQELDRENLQ, encoded by the coding sequence ATGCTAGTTTTATCCAGGAAGAAAAATGAATCTATTGTCATTAATGATGACATCACGATTGTTGTCGTGGAAATTCGCGGTGGTAGGGTCCGCCTGGGATTCAAAGCTCCCCGGGAAGTGCCCGTTCATCGCCGCGAAGTTTATGACGCAATTTTACGAAATCACTCCGACTCAATGGATCCCAAGAGACGACCTCTGCTCCAAGATGTGCTTGATAATGTCCAAGAGCTGGATCGGGAGAACTTGCAGTGA
- a CDS encoding DUF488 family protein, N3 subclade: MKSLPKEAPEAAEGAIRQDTRKHTKHCLRPTQELVERYQANNCTWDEFADEYGALLNARFSEDCRAFDELARLAMEGDVFLGCSCPTQQNPDVTHCHTVLALRFMQEHYPLLTIKLPIA, translated from the coding sequence ATGAAAAGCCTTCCCAAGGAGGCTCCAGAAGCTGCCGAAGGTGCAATTCGTCAAGACACTCGAAAACATACCAAGCATTGTCTGCGACCCACTCAAGAGTTGGTCGAACGTTATCAGGCAAACAACTGCACATGGGACGAGTTTGCTGACGAATACGGAGCCCTGCTTAACGCAAGGTTTTCCGAGGACTGTCGGGCATTTGATGAACTGGCACGGCTGGCCATGGAGGGTGATGTCTTTTTGGGCTGCTCCTGTCCCACCCAACAGAATCCAGATGTAACCCATTGTCATACGGTTCTTGCACTTCGATTTATGCAAGAGCATTACCCACTCCTAACGATTAAGTTACCCATTGCCTAA
- a CDS encoding radical SAM family protein, with protein sequence MNTFPFIENRSILTRTSGFLGEGYTHSLNAYAGCGFSGSLCGSYCYAQHNHWITQGRSWGFYGIKQDIRTAYRRDYDRIKRPQRSQPKSLMIYMSSSTDPYCPQEQRAQVTRALLEEMVIRPPDAIVIQTHGTLITRDIDLIAELAKQSKLWVSLTVETDREQIPGFPAQASSPAKRMEVLAKFRSQGVPTQATVSPLCPIENIQRFAESLERVCDRVILDHYLLGDGSHGLRTRRTSFPQLLAEASFGEWNTMEKFESVLSQFRLVLGEERVLVSAKGFNSI encoded by the coding sequence GTGAACACGTTTCCCTTCATCGAGAATAGGTCGATTCTTACTAGGACGAGTGGTTTCCTAGGCGAAGGCTATACGCATTCACTTAATGCCTATGCTGGCTGCGGATTCTCTGGGAGTCTTTGTGGGTCGTATTGCTACGCGCAACACAATCATTGGATTACCCAAGGGCGATCGTGGGGATTCTATGGCATTAAGCAGGATATCCGCACAGCTTATCGGCGAGATTATGATCGCATCAAACGGCCCCAAAGGTCTCAGCCGAAGTCGCTTATGATTTATATGTCCAGTAGCACCGATCCCTATTGTCCGCAGGAACAGCGCGCTCAGGTTACTCGCGCCTTGCTCGAAGAGATGGTAATCCGTCCACCTGATGCAATCGTGATTCAAACTCACGGGACTTTAATTACCCGAGATATTGATTTGATTGCGGAGTTAGCTAAGCAATCCAAGCTCTGGGTCTCGCTCACGGTGGAAACGGATAGGGAGCAAATTCCAGGATTTCCCGCTCAAGCAAGTTCGCCAGCCAAACGCATGGAGGTGCTTGCCAAGTTTCGCTCTCAAGGAGTTCCAACTCAGGCAACTGTCAGTCCCCTTTGTCCAATCGAAAATATTCAACGGTTCGCGGAGAGTTTGGAACGAGTGTGTGATCGCGTGATCCTGGACCACTACCTCCTGGGAGATGGGTCCCACGGTCTTCGCACTCGAAGAACAAGTTTTCCTCAGCTGCTTGCAGAGGCAAGTTTTGGAGAGTGGAACACGATGGAAAAATTCGAGAGCGTGTTGTCGCAGTTTCGTTTGGTTTTAGGTGAAGAGCGCGTTCTCGTCAGTGCCAAAGGATTTAATTCAATCTAG